From a region of the Streptomyces sp. B21-083 genome:
- a CDS encoding class III extradiol dioxygenase subunit B-like domain-containing protein: MLVAAAVCPCPPLLVPEVAAGAAPELDAARTACTDALGVLAASRPDRLLVVGPAGQSGRGPHPAGTRGSFRGFGVDLDVTLGAGAAAAERELPPALAVAAWLLERTGWSEAPVEGLGVGEPLAAERCVEVGRGIGGQPQRVALLVMGDASACRTLKSPGYLDERAVGFDAEVARALGSADGPALKALDAELAYELKASGRAPWQVLAGAAENTELAGTLLYEDAPYGVGYVVAAWS; encoded by the coding sequence ATGCTTGTCGCCGCCGCCGTCTGCCCCTGCCCGCCGCTCCTCGTGCCCGAGGTGGCCGCGGGCGCCGCTCCCGAGCTGGACGCCGCCCGCACCGCCTGTACGGACGCGCTGGGCGTCCTCGCGGCCTCCCGCCCCGACCGGCTGCTGGTCGTCGGGCCCGCCGGACAGAGCGGGCGCGGACCCCACCCGGCGGGTACGCGGGGCTCGTTCCGCGGCTTCGGGGTGGACCTCGACGTGACGCTGGGCGCCGGGGCGGCAGCGGCGGAGCGGGAGCTGCCCCCGGCACTCGCCGTCGCCGCGTGGCTGCTGGAGCGGACCGGCTGGTCCGAGGCGCCCGTGGAGGGGCTGGGCGTGGGGGAGCCGCTGGCGGCCGAGCGGTGCGTCGAGGTCGGCAGGGGGATCGGCGGGCAGCCGCAGAGGGTGGCCCTGCTCGTGATGGGCGACGCCAGCGCGTGCCGCACGCTCAAGTCGCCGGGATACCTGGACGAGCGGGCCGTGGGCTTCGACGCGGAGGTCGCGCGGGCGCTGGGTTCGGCGGACGGGCCGGCGCTGAAGGCGCTGGATGCCGAACTGGCGTACGAGCTGAAGGCTTCGGGCCGGGCGCCCTGGCAGGTCCTCGCGGGCGCGGCCGAGAACACCGAGCTCGCGGGCACACTGCTGTACGAGGACGCGCCGTACGGCGTCGGGTACGTGGTCGCGGCCTGGTCGTAG
- a CDS encoding MazG nucleotide pyrophosphohydrolase domain-containing protein → MRPGTPASATPAAASPVDLVREFHLAFGLDTRGTPAEVSPQLAAHRGELLAEEAAEVAEVSVTGPLDRLAHELADVVYVAYGTALVHGIDLDAVIAEIHRANMTKLGPDGLVTRRADGKVLKGDHYRAPDVGAVLRRQGWTEGER, encoded by the coding sequence ATGCGTCCCGGTACCCCTGCTTCCGCCACTCCCGCCGCCGCCTCGCCCGTCGACCTCGTCCGGGAATTCCACCTCGCTTTCGGTCTCGACACCCGCGGTACGCCTGCTGAGGTCTCCCCGCAGCTCGCGGCGCACCGGGGTGAGCTGCTCGCGGAAGAGGCCGCGGAGGTCGCCGAGGTCTCGGTCACCGGCCCGCTGGACCGGCTGGCGCACGAGCTGGCCGACGTCGTGTACGTGGCGTACGGCACGGCCCTGGTCCACGGCATCGACCTCGACGCGGTGATCGCGGAGATCCACCGGGCCAACATGACGAAGCTGGGTCCCGACGGCCTGGTCACCCGCAGGGCCGACGGCAAGGTGCTCAAGGGCGACCACTACCGGGCCCCGGACGTCGGAGCCGTCCTGCGCCGCCAGGGCTGGACGGAGGGCGAGCGGTAA
- the miaB gene encoding tRNA (N6-isopentenyl adenosine(37)-C2)-methylthiotransferase MiaB — MSSGDRSRAVDVKTYEVRTYGCQMNVHDSERLSGLLENAGYVRAPKDADGDADVVVFNTCAVRENADNKLYGNLGRLAPMKTKRPGMQIAVGGCLAQKDRDTIVKRAPWVDVVFGTHNIGKLPVLLERARVQEEAQVEIAESLEAFPSTLPTRRESAYAAWVSISVGCNNTCTFCIVPALRGKEKDRRTGDILAEIEALVGEGVSEITLLGQNVNAYGSDIGDREAFGKLLRACGKIDGLERVRFTSPHPRDFTDDVIAAMAETPNVMPQLHMPMQSGSDTILKAMRRSYRQDRYLGIIEKVRAAIPHAAITSDIIVGFPGETEEDFEQTMHAVREARFAQAFTFQYSKRPGTPAATMDNQIPKEVVQARYLRLAALQEEISWDENKKQIGRTLELMVAEGEGRKDGATHRLSGRAPDNRLVHFTKPDTAVRPGDVVTVEITYAAPHHLLAEGAVLGVRPTRAGDAWEKRNTAEAAKPAGVMLGLPGIGAPAPLPVAAGSGCGCD; from the coding sequence ATGAGCAGCGGTGACCGGAGTCGGGCAGTGGACGTCAAGACATACGAAGTGCGCACCTACGGGTGCCAGATGAACGTCCACGATTCCGAGCGATTGTCCGGTCTGCTGGAGAACGCCGGTTATGTGCGAGCGCCCAAGGATGCGGACGGTGACGCGGACGTCGTCGTCTTCAACACCTGCGCCGTGCGCGAGAACGCCGACAACAAGCTGTACGGCAACCTCGGCCGGCTGGCCCCGATGAAGACGAAGCGCCCCGGGATGCAGATCGCCGTGGGTGGCTGTCTCGCGCAGAAGGACCGCGACACCATCGTGAAGCGGGCGCCCTGGGTGGACGTCGTCTTCGGTACGCACAACATCGGCAAGCTGCCCGTCCTGCTCGAACGCGCGCGCGTGCAGGAGGAGGCGCAGGTCGAGATCGCCGAGTCGCTGGAGGCGTTCCCGTCGACGCTGCCGACGCGGCGCGAGAGCGCGTACGCGGCCTGGGTGTCGATCTCCGTCGGCTGCAACAACACGTGCACCTTCTGCATCGTCCCGGCCCTGCGCGGCAAGGAGAAGGACCGCCGGACCGGCGACATCCTCGCCGAGATCGAGGCGCTGGTCGGCGAGGGTGTCTCCGAGATCACTCTGCTCGGGCAGAACGTCAACGCGTACGGCTCCGACATCGGTGACCGTGAGGCCTTCGGCAAGCTACTGCGGGCCTGCGGGAAGATCGACGGCCTGGAGCGCGTCCGCTTCACCTCCCCGCACCCCCGCGACTTCACCGACGACGTCATCGCCGCCATGGCCGAGACGCCGAACGTGATGCCGCAGCTCCACATGCCCATGCAGTCAGGCTCGGACACGATCCTGAAGGCCATGCGCCGCTCCTACCGCCAGGACCGCTACCTGGGGATCATCGAGAAGGTACGGGCGGCCATCCCGCACGCGGCGATCACCTCCGACATCATCGTGGGCTTCCCCGGCGAGACCGAGGAGGACTTCGAGCAGACGATGCACGCGGTGCGCGAGGCGAGGTTCGCACAGGCGTTCACCTTCCAGTACTCCAAGCGGCCCGGCACACCTGCCGCCACCATGGACAACCAGATCCCCAAGGAGGTCGTCCAGGCGCGTTACCTGCGTCTCGCCGCCCTCCAGGAGGAGATCTCCTGGGACGAGAACAAGAAGCAGATCGGCCGCACCCTGGAGCTGATGGTCGCCGAGGGCGAGGGCCGCAAGGACGGCGCCACCCACCGGCTCTCCGGCCGCGCTCCCGACAACCGCCTGGTCCACTTCACCAAGCCCGACACCGCGGTGCGCCCGGGGGACGTCGTCACGGTCGAGATCACGTACGCCGCCCCGCACCACCTCCTCGCCGAGGGCGCCGTCCTCGGCGTGCGTCCCACGCGCGCGGGTGACGCCTGGGAGAAACGCAACACCGCGGAGGCCGCGAAGCCGGCGGGCGTGATGCTCGGCCTGCCCGGGATCGGGGCTCCGGCCCCACTGCCGGTGGCTGCCGGAAGCGGCTGCGGCTGCGACTGA
- a CDS encoding antitoxin produces the protein MGLLDNLKAKLAPAKEKVADFAHQHESQIERGLDKAAKVVDEKTKGKYSDKIHTGTGKAMGAVDRLAHKDGGTRDDTFTPPPDAPPPAS, from the coding sequence ATGGGTCTGCTGGACAATCTGAAGGCAAAGCTCGCCCCGGCCAAGGAGAAGGTCGCGGACTTCGCACACCAGCACGAGAGCCAGATCGAGCGGGGTCTCGACAAGGCCGCGAAGGTGGTCGACGAGAAGACCAAGGGCAAGTACAGCGACAAGATCCATACGGGCACCGGCAAGGCCATGGGCGCCGTGGACCGACTCGCTCACAAGGACGGCGGCACCCGGGACGACACCTTCACGCCGCCGCCGGACGCACCGCCGCCGGCTTCCTGA
- a CDS encoding TAXI family TRAP transporter solute-binding subunit translates to MFKVLRIRRRHALMGSAAGFVVFGLLLWWLLPLDEAPPGGTITFSTGAPAGVYQQYGSELRSSFAKDMPNLDVRMMTSEGSQENVRRVATGKADFTIAAADAVETYKLQRLPGADQLRGVARLYDDYMQLVVPRDSKISTVADLRGRRVSIGPESSGVRLIADKILTAAGLDPAKDITPFADGISTGPGRLQRGQIDAFFWSGGLPTNGLVQLAKNFPFRFVPIDGDLVTKLHEQGGASRHYRATNMPESAYPSIQDGSTVATLAVSNLLMTREDVDPKLTEWLTRSVINSRDRIGAHVHSAQLVDLRTAIYTDPLALHEGARRYYRSVKP, encoded by the coding sequence ATGTTCAAGGTGCTCCGGATCCGCAGGCGACACGCCCTCATGGGCTCGGCCGCCGGTTTCGTGGTCTTCGGGCTGCTGCTGTGGTGGCTGCTGCCGCTGGACGAGGCACCCCCGGGCGGGACGATCACGTTCAGCACCGGGGCACCTGCCGGCGTCTACCAGCAGTACGGATCGGAGCTCCGTTCGTCCTTCGCGAAGGACATGCCGAACCTGGACGTACGGATGATGACCAGCGAGGGGTCCCAGGAGAACGTCAGGCGAGTGGCCACGGGCAAGGCGGACTTCACCATCGCGGCGGCCGACGCCGTGGAGACGTACAAATTGCAACGGCTGCCCGGGGCCGACCAACTGCGCGGGGTCGCACGTCTGTACGACGACTACATGCAGCTCGTCGTGCCGCGTGACTCGAAGATCAGCACCGTGGCGGATCTGCGGGGCAGGCGCGTCTCCATAGGACCGGAGAGCTCGGGCGTACGGCTGATCGCCGACAAGATACTCACCGCCGCAGGCCTCGACCCCGCCAAGGACATCACACCGTTCGCCGACGGCATCAGCACCGGGCCCGGGCGGCTTCAGCGGGGCCAGATCGACGCGTTCTTCTGGTCGGGCGGTCTGCCCACGAACGGTCTGGTGCAGCTGGCGAAGAACTTCCCCTTCCGCTTCGTCCCGATCGACGGGGACCTCGTCACCAAGCTGCACGAACAGGGCGGGGCGTCCCGGCACTACCGGGCCACCAACATGCCCGAGTCGGCCTACCCGTCCATCCAGGACGGCTCGACCGTGGCGACACTTGCGGTGTCCAACCTGCTCATGACACGCGAGGACGTGGATCCCAAACTCACCGAGTGGCTGACCCGGTCGGTGATCAACAGCCGGGACCGCATCGGCGCCCACGTCCACTCGGCACAGCTCGTGGACCTGCGGACCGCCATCTACACCGACCCGCTGGCCCTCCACGAGGGTGCCCGGCGGTACTACCGCTCGGTCAAACCGTAG